In Hemicordylus capensis ecotype Gifberg chromosome 4, rHemCap1.1.pri, whole genome shotgun sequence, the genomic window acattcagcaaaaccagGCAGTTACGTTTTAGAAGACTGTgtcacttcaagctgcaggtgTGTGATTTGTGTGATCCTCCCCACGAAAGGTCACCACACAGAGAAAGATAACAATTTAGGGAAATGATTACATTGAACCAAGGGTGCACATCACCCCAGCCAATTGAGGAGTTCCCCCCACAATTTACTGTCCCCTCACCGCCAAACTTAACAACCCATATCTACTCACAAAATGAATGCGTTGCTtgtcaagctttccctctgtctgcacacctgtgttggatccttctccccaacacgCTAGGTTTCCACACCCAGAAAGTtcccttaaaattattattttaaaatcccatcttcAACCTGCAGCCTGgatgcagagctttgccactgAATTGTGTGAGTGTATGAACCAGCCTCTCCTTTGGAGGATTTGGAGGGTAGGGCTGGCTCGCAGAGTGCTGCTAGGGCAGAATGAGCACTCCTGCTTCTCATGGATTTGTGGatcctgcctctttgcaaagcttatCTTTGTGGCTCTAGAGATCCTGCTCAGGCCTACTTGAGAACATCTTGCAAGAGCTCTGTCATGAGGTTCCTTTGCACCCATGCCCCCAAATAAATGACACGACACAGGAAATGGATTAAAACTAGGGCGATAACTTTATTAACCTAGTTTCAACAGAGAGCTGCAATGTAGCCAAGCCACAGTGGAGCTGCCACCCCTAGGGTGCAGCACCGTATCCCCTCCTCTGACCTGCCATCATGGTGCTGGTGACCAAGGGGCTACTCTATTTAAAGGCACCGCTCCTAACATGGGCCAGATCAAAAACCCCTACCAGTGCAACAGTgtagagtaggcaaaaaaccagccacctccaggccaatctgggtggatggggaaaagtcctactcggccccaaaaggcggccagctaatcccacactgtTACCCAGTGGGGTGAGCGGATGCCAAGGTGTTCCTGCAGAAAGCCAGCAGAGGTTGGGGACTGCTTTCATTAGCATGTCCTCATCCCTCTGGATGGCCCTATGGACCGAGGATAAGGGATGTGCTCACATCATTTTGGCGCCTCATTAGAGAGGTACCGAAACGATTCGCCTGGTTCAGATGTGCCGATTCAGGAACATCCCTACCAAGGATGCTGTCACAGCATGGTCCACTGTGTTTCCCAGGCTTGTTTCTTATACCCTGTCGGGAATGGATGCAAAAAACCAGCACCCCACACTGCATGCAGTGCTAGGAGAAGATGTGGTCTTGCACCCAGGCTCCAAATCAAGAGATGGGGCAGAGAGAAGAGTTGCAAACTCAGGCCACAACTATAGAAACTAGTTTGAAAGGAGTTCTGTAAACTAAGGTGTGGCTTCCACTCCTGGGGTGAAGCACTGCGGTGCAACCATGCCTCCCTGTTAAGGGGGTGGTTTTTGCctcagaggtgaaggcaaaacTCCTCTGAATGGAGAagtatcctcccttccacacagaaGGATCCTTTGGTCTTCTCCCAACACCTTGAATAGACTTGAGGCTTTGGGGAACCTAGCCAGAAAGGGAATGGGAATCTGGTGTGGGCTTGATCTCCTCAACCTCTTCCTGCCCACAATTCCCTTCACCCACGAGGGGAGATTTGTCAGTGTTGATGTGTACTGACCTGGCTGAGGTCGCCCTCTGCACTTACCTCGATAACAATGCCAAGTGGGATTCCGGGAAGTGCTCCTTTGCTGGTaggatggagagagaaggcaaagaTAACAAGTGTGAGCTTCAGATTGGCGGATCTGCTATGACTTAAATGTCATTTTCTCAATGACCCTCAGTTTCAACTACCTTGATTTCATGTTGATGTCTTTATCCAGTCCCctgccaaagagctgctgcccaaaatgtgcTGGGTTTTCTTCATAAACACATGGGGTTCTGCACCAGCGGACTATATTAATtattgcaggggtggccaacctgaggctctctagctgtcattggactacaactcccatcacccccgctgCTGTTGTAGGGACTACAGTTCCAATAACCTCCTACCACAATACgtggtggctggagatgattgGACTActgcttctatcatccccagctcccATTTCTTAtgatggggtgatgggagctgtagtccctccaccagcagctatggatgatgagaactgtagtccaacaacagctgtagaGTCTCAGGTGGGCCATCACTAGATCCTCTGTGGCTTTTCTCCTGGCTTTGGCTGTCTGCTGTGCTTACTGGGGGCTGCTGAGTAAGGGCATAGAGGCTGTGTGTCCCCCTTCCCCCCGCAAACTAATACTCTTGATAGGAAGGGAAACTTATAGCTTAATCGGAAGAGAGCGAAAGTGCCATTTTCTCTGAAGAGAAGGGAACTTGCTTAGCCCCTTCTCCCTGCGGCTGCAGCTGCTTCTCTTCCATGGTTGGCCAGAAGAGGTGCCAGTCAAGCTATCCTGTCTGATTGTTTCGGTACTCCCCTAAGCAttgcccaccccctcaccccaggaGAAACAACTACCAGGCTGATTGCCACAGcctgtatttgattgattgattgattgattgacttttaCATTTTTCCTCTGGGAGGTGGGCAATGCTTGGCTAGACAGGATAGATTAACGCTTGGGGTAAGGggggtgcccacctgccctccccccagctgttgagtgccAGTGTCTGCTCCGCCCAAGTGCCACCTGGAGCTCCTGGTCAGACTcccccaaacaatcagaagaTGGCTTCCAATCTTCCCTGGCCAATCggggaagacaggaagctgcagtAGGAGGAAGGAGGGGTTGAAGCAAGCGcccttcttctcagagaaaatggctgtCTGTGGTTCTTCTGAGGAAGCTGTACAGATTGCTTCTTAGCAAGTGTCTGCATGGGCTTGGTTGCTCCCCTCAAGCCCCTTCGgactgttcctgcccagtgaGCCTTTCCCCTCCTGTTGCCCAGTGAGGTTCTCTTTTTCTTgtaccctcccccccgcccacaagaCACTTCCCCCCTTCTCTTGCCAAGTAGgttcccccccttcttccttcccctccctcaccacccctttccccttcttttgcctGGCCAGTAGTATTTCTGTTTAGAGATTTAGCCATGTGCTTCCTATAAGAAAACACTCAGGCTCAAGCTTGTTCAGCTGCCAGGAGTTAGTTGCGCAGgtcagcctgggcgctttccagattaacccttatcACAGTGCcactacagatctgcaaagtgtgctgcTGTATTGCCTGTGCATTGACATCACAGTCTCTGTGCTATCAGCAAGGtgtcgttcacatttccagtgccttctttcagattttattgctttattaCAGTCCTGCAACATGGTAAAAAGATTgcagtatttttccattttagggagtttggggcaaactagaaaagactgctgcccctgctggtggACTTGAGCAACACCCTTTCATTACGTTGTCAATTCAATCCCACGCTGAAGCATTTTACGGAGGTTGtaactgtaatctggaaagcgcccagcagtgGAAAAGTGCTTGCACTGGCCCTGAATGGGGTGCTTTATCTTCCCAGAAACTGGGGGAAGTCCCACTTTGGAATTAATAACTGGGATCTACTGAAATGAATTACAAGAATGCGACACAGCCTGCAAGGGGTCCGATGGGCTGCACACCACCCCAGAGTGTCCTAACAAAGCGCAGTTTGAatataaaagatagaaacattttaaatatatatgaaatGAAATGCTTACCATCAACTTAAGACCCTCCACCTTACATATAAATGGAAGCAGTGGAGGGCAGCACACCAGTGTCCCATGGAGTCCAGTAGGGCTGCCCCACCTCCACTGGCACTCTCCCCTACCAAGCTCCCCATCCATCCTGGCTTGGTCCAGctcttgtcttctccagccctccacaGAATTAGAGCTGGGATGCAGCCAATCCCTTCTGCATAGCCCCTTTGTTCCCTAGACACACCCACATCCAAGACTTCTTAGGATCCATCCCCAAATCGGGTTCACCATGAATTTGCACCCAAattgggggaaatggggaaaggaactgagcaattcaaaaacaaaaatacaaaaccagTAACTGATACTGACTTTAACCATGGTTCAGGCGTGAGGCAAGTCCTTGGGTAAAACAGCGTTGAtctcaacagcattttccactcttGGGATGCTCCatctagagctgccccatcctcctGGGATTCTGCATTTCTCTTGCATTCACTGGCTGTAGTTACTTCTACAGGAGTTCTCCTCGTTTCTCGGCGAGCCATTTAATCCCTACCCTGAGGGAAatcaagggaggggggcaggactAAACTGTGGCCAGttgcaggaaggaggcaggactggcccagagccagggGGGTGGGTGCAGAAGTGCGGGTGTGGCGCTGTCCtggggctggctgcagaaggggggtgcgggacagccccggttctggctgcagaaggggggtgcgggacagccccggttccggctgcagaaggggggtgcgggacagccccggttccggctgcagaaggggggtgcgggacagccccggttccggctgcagaaggggggtacgggacagccccggggccggctgcagaaggggggtacgggacagccccggttccggctgcagaaggggggtgcgggactgtcccggggccggctgcagaaggggggtgcgggactgtcccggggccggctgcagaaggggggtgcgggactgtcccggggccggctgcagaaggggggtgcgggactgtcccggggccggctgcagaaggggggtgcgggactgtcccggggccggctgcagaaggggggtgcgggtctgtcccggggccggctgcagaaggggtgtgtgggaccgtcccggggccggctgcagaaggggggtgcgggaccgTCCCAGGACCGGCTGCAGAAAGGGGGTGCGGGACcatcccggggccggctgcagagggGGGGTGCAGGACCGTCCCGGGGTTGGCTGCAGAAGGGGTGTGTGGGACCATCccggggctggctgcagaaggggggagtGGGTCCGTCccggggctggctgcagaaggggtgtgtggggcCGTCTcggggctggctgcagaaggggggtgtgGGTCTTTCccggggctggctgcagaaggaGGTCAGGACTGAAGTTggtccggctgcagaagggggtgggtgggactgtcCTGGTTCTGGCTGCAGAAGTGGGGAGGTCCTCCTGAAATGCCAGCCTGTCATCATTATCTCCTTATTAACCAAAGTTAATATATAGACT contains:
- the LOC128322706 gene encoding basic proline-rich protein-like; amino-acid sequence: MMTGWHFRRTSPLLQPEPGQSHPPPSAAGPTSVLTSFCSQPRERPTPPFCSQPRDGPTHPFCSQPRDGPTPPFCSQPRDGPTHPFCSQPRDGPAPPLCSRPRDGPAPPFCSRSWDGPAPPFCSRPRDGPTHPFCSRPRDRPAPPFCSRPRDSPAPPFCSRPRDSPAPPFCSRPRDSPAPPFCSRPRDSPAPPFCSRPRDSPAPPFCSRNRGCPVPPFCSRPRGCPVPPFCSRNRGCPAPPFCSRNRGCPAPPFCSRNRGCPAPPFCSQNRGCPAPPFCSQPQDSATPALLHPPPWLWASPASFLQLATV